The following nucleotide sequence is from Lacinutrix sp. Hel_I_90.
AACGAACGGTTCTCACCATTTGAAGCGACAAAACCCTGTTCTACTTTCTCAACACCAACGAGTGCTTGAAACACGGCTTCTGTACACCAATGACAGCCTCCTCCAAAAGCTATTTTAGATAGCATATATGCCTGAATTAAATTTTGAGCAAAGAGAAGAAAAAATTACGCTTTAGCAATTGGTTTGTCTTCATAAAAGTCTTCAAATGTTTTAGCTGTAATATAATCATCTTTTAAGACTTTAAAGACCGTAAATATTAATGAACCTTGACCTATTACTATTAAGTAAAACACCCAAGTGAAAGCAATGTTTAGTGCAGCAAAGAAGACCACAGTAATTAAAATTAAGGTCGTAATACCTAAGCATTGCATAGCAGAAACCTTTAACTTTATTCTTTTCATTATAATTAATTAAAACAATTCATTTCCCGTTTAATAACGCGAATAAATAAAATTTACGTTTGTACTTTTTTGAAATAAGTACAGGAATGAAAACTTAAACAGGAATGAAAACTTAACCTAAGCGCTATTAAAACTAAAAACGTAATTTTTATATAATTTCTGCGCTTATACCCGCTTCTAAAATCCTGGAACACCTTGGTTTCAAATCTTTTAAATCTCCTGTTTTTACGGTGCATTTACCCTTGTAATGAACTAAAATAGTACATTGTTCTGCCTGTTCTGGAGTATGATCACAAGCTTTTATTAAGGTCTCAATGACATGATCAAATGTGTTAACATCGTCATTATAAACAACAATCTCGTTGTTCTTCTTTTCTTTAGTTACAGTATCAACCTGCTCTAATACCTCTTCTTTGGTACTCATTTTCAATATTTTAAACTAAAATAATTTTTTTTAATGAATAAAAATAAAAAGGACGCCAAAAATTGGCGCCCTTTATAAAAAATTTAACTTTTCGTTATATTTATTTAGTACATATATTGTAAACCAATAATATCATCGTTATCAAATTCACCATTTTCACCAGAGCTAAAGCAAGCCACCATGATTGAATTAGCGTTGTATCCTGAAGATGTACCTGGGATAGCAATTGCTCCTACACCAGCTGTTCCTTCGTTAACATTTTGACCACAACTTCTTCTCGTGTCCCAATCTGTATGTCTAAATCCAACGGAGTGACCAATTTCGTGAGTAATTACATGCTCTATAACATTTGTATCATAGTTGTTTAAACCATAGATTTGAACATACTTATTTGGAAAGCCTCCACTTGGAAAACCAGCAGATCCACCTGCACCTCCACCGCTACCACGGTAAACCACCATATCTTTGTTTTGATAATCTGTGCCAAAAGTTAATGTGAATGAAATAGAAACACCACTCAAACGATTGTAATTAGCAACAGCCCATTGTAATGCGGTTCTTTCTTTACTTGATAGCCCTTGACTGCCACCAGTATAACCAATGATAGAGATGTTTCGACCTTGCGACACTAAATTGTTGGTGCGGTAATTTCGGTCTGTAACACCCATACCTATCTCCAACTCCATTATTTGCTTCTCGCTCATAATGATGTCTTCTTCGACTTGATACATTTCTTTTGTTGTGCCATCAGGCAACATAAAATCTACTTTCTTAACGCCGTCTGTATTTAAATAAAACTCTGCTAGCTTATTAACGATAACCTCCGGAACATCGTTAGTATTTGAATCTGGAAGGACTTTAGATTCTGGTTGAGATTCGTTAATATCTTCTTTTTGGCAAGATTGGAAAAAGAACGATAATGAAATAATTGCCATTAAAAATATTCTAAAATTTTTCATTTGTTTTGGGTAATTGTGATTAATTAATAATAAATTAAAGGTCTACGTAAACAATGGGCATAGCTTGACATGCATCAGTTATTTAAATTAAATACTAACAAACTATACTTTTAAAATAAATTTATTTCTGAGGCAAATGTAAGTAATAGAAACTAAAAAAATTACGGTTTTAACCGTAAAATGCATAATTTTTATTAAAATATTACATTATTATTAACTTTTAAGGCAAAATATTAAACATAATCAATTTTTAAACTGTAGCGCCACCCAATTATTCCTTTCAAATTTTGATTGAAATGTTAGTCCGTTTTTAGTACATTCATCTTGTATGAAAGGAATATCACTATTATAAAACCCACTCAAATACAAGGTTCCATTTTTATTTAAACAAGTCGTATAGACAGAAATATCTTGTAACAGTATGTTCCTATTAATATTTGCGATAATAACATCATAGGTTTTATCCTTTAACAAACTGGCGTCACCTTCGTAAACATTAACTTGAGACGTATTATTACGTTCTGCATTTTCGACACTATTTAAATAGCACCAATTATCAATATCTATGGCATCAATACTTTTTGCGCCTTTCATCGCTGTAAGAATTGCCAAAACACCAGTACCACAGCCCATATCTAAAACTGATTTTCCTTCAAAATCATTTTTCAAAATATGCTGAATCATCATGTGTGTCGTCTCGTGATGTCCTGTTCCAAAACTCATTTTAGGTTCGATAATGATATCGTACTTCGTATCTGGCTTTTCATGAAAAGGCGCTCTTACTGAACACAAATCGTCAACAATGATAGGATTGAAATTCTTTTCCCATTCACTATTCCAATTAACTTGCTCGATTTCATCAAACGTGTAGGTGATTTTGAATTCATCACTAGTAAGCACATAGATATCATCTAAAATACCCTCAAACCATTCGTGTTTTTGAATGTAAGCAGTCACCCCGTCTTCGGTTTCGACAAAGCTTTCAAAACCTGCATAGCCGAGCTCGGCTATCAAAATTTCGGTTCCTGGTTGTAACGGTTGGACTTTAAAATAATAACCTAAATATATAGTATTTGACATGTTTTAATTTACGAATTATATGTTTTGATTTACGAATTTCCTTAGACGCTCAATTTGCGTTAGGGATTGAAGTATTTGTTGGAGCTCCTCGCAGAGAGCGACTACTGAAAGCCCGACCCTCGTGGTAACGCCATTCTAAAAAAATAGTTACTCTTTCTGGTTATTTAATTAAAACGCATTCACAATGGCATAGAAATCTGCTGCATTAAGAGCTGCTCCTCCTATTAAACCGCCATCTACATCGGGTTTTGAGAAAATTTCTTTGGCATTTGCAGGTTTAACACTGCCGCCATAAAGGATAGACATGTTATCGCCTAGTGCCTTACCGTATTTATTACTAAGCGTTTCTCTTATGAATTTATGCATGTCTTGTGCTTGCTCCGGACTCGCTGTCTCACCTGTTCCAATCGCCCAAACGGGCTCATAAGCCAATACTATATTTTTAAACGCTGACGCCTCTAAATGAAATAAGGCATTTTTAATTTGACTCTCAACTACAGCTTCTTCGTTTCCTGCTTTTCTATCGGCTAATTCTTCACCAAAGCAAAAAACAACACGCATGTCATTAGCTAAGGCAGCATCCACTTTTTTTGCTAAAAGCGCATCATCTTCATTAAAATAAGCACGTCGCTCTGAATGCCCTAAAATAACGGTTTGTATGCCAATACTTTTTAACATTGCCGCACTTACTTCTCCGGTATATGCCCCGTTTTCTGCAAAGTGCATGTTTTGCGCAACAACTTCTATATCGCTTTGTCTTAAAGCCTCAAAAGCATTCCATAAATTAGTAAAGCTTGGCGCAATCATTACCTCGACATCTGATCTGTGCTTTTGCTTCTTTAATGCGGTGATTAAGGTTTCAGTTTGTGATAAATCGTTATTCATCTTCCAGTTTCCTGCCACTATATTTTGTCTCATAATTAATGCCTGCCAACACAGGTATCTTTTAATTTATACTTTGTTTTTTTAACGTTCTGATTTTAAGACCTAAAAATTAGTAATTATTATTTACAATATTTATATCTACATTCAAATTATTACTAAATCTCTAATTATTTTTTTATAAATAAATGCCTTCCTTGATAAAAATCTATTCGAACTTTACCTTAGGATCTAACCAACCATAAATAATATCCACAAAAATATTAATGATAATAAAAAGTAAGGCTATTATTAAAACAGCACCCATTATTACTGGTAAATCTAGTGTGTTTAGCGCATTCACAATTTCTTTTCCTAAGCCGTTCCAACCAAAAATATACTCTACAAATACGGCGCCTGCTAGCATACTGGCAAACCAACCAGAGATTGCCGTGACTACTGGATTCATTGCGTTTTTAAGCGCATGGTTTTTTATGATTTGAAACTCAGATAGGCCTTTAGCTCTCGCAGTACGAATGTAATCTTGGTTAAAAACTTCCAATAACGAATTTCGCATTAATTGTATCACTACTGCTAATGGGCGAATACCTAAAACGATAGCTGGTAGTATTAAATTTTTCCATTTGATGTTCATATTCTCACCAAAATCGTCTAACTCATAAAGACTACCTGTCATTTCTAAATTGGTGTACTTATGGAGTACGAATCCAAAAAACCAGGCGAACAAGATGGCACTAAAAAAGGAAGGCACACTCATGCCTATAGTACTTAATATCTGAATGGACTTATCTAAAAACGTGTCTTTTTTTAAGGCTGAAACGACACCTAAGCTGATGCCCAATAACAAAGCAATGAGTATCGCTGTTACCGCTAGCACAAAAGTATTGGGTAAGGTTTCACCTAACACCTGACTTACTTTCTTCCCTTGTTTTGTAAATGACTCTC
It contains:
- a CDS encoding ATP-dependent Clp protease adaptor ClpS, with the translated sequence MSTKEEVLEQVDTVTKEKKNNEIVVYNDDVNTFDHVIETLIKACDHTPEQAEQCTILVHYKGKCTVKTGDLKDLKPRCSRILEAGISAEII
- a CDS encoding ABC transporter permease, with the protein product MISYLLNKTFYALLTLFGVVTLIFFLFNVLPGDPALMMLGQNEDSEQLAIIKKKYGFDKPIATQYLYYLNDLSPLSFHSTKRGNYTFFRDNKYTGTTLFTIGETTTVVKFPYLRESFTKQGKKVSQVLGETLPNTFVLAVTAILIALLLGISLGVVSALKKDTFLDKSIQILSTIGMSVPSFFSAILFAWFFGFVLHKYTNLEMTGSLYELDDFGENMNIKWKNLILPAIVLGIRPLAVVIQLMRNSLLEVFNQDYIRTARAKGLSEFQIIKNHALKNAMNPVVTAISGWFASMLAGAVFVEYIFGWNGLGKEIVNALNTLDLPVIMGAVLIIALLFIIINIFVDIIYGWLDPKVKFE
- the tpiA gene encoding triose-phosphate isomerase; the protein is MRQNIVAGNWKMNNDLSQTETLITALKKQKHRSDVEVMIAPSFTNLWNAFEALRQSDIEVVAQNMHFAENGAYTGEVSAAMLKSIGIQTVILGHSERRAYFNEDDALLAKKVDAALANDMRVVFCFGEELADRKAGNEEAVVESQIKNALFHLEASAFKNIVLAYEPVWAIGTGETASPEQAQDMHKFIRETLSNKYGKALGDNMSILYGGSVKPANAKEIFSKPDVDGGLIGGAALNAADFYAIVNAF
- the prmA gene encoding 50S ribosomal protein L11 methyltransferase produces the protein MSNTIYLGYYFKVQPLQPGTEILIAELGYAGFESFVETEDGVTAYIQKHEWFEGILDDIYVLTSDEFKITYTFDEIEQVNWNSEWEKNFNPIIVDDLCSVRAPFHEKPDTKYDIIIEPKMSFGTGHHETTHMMIQHILKNDFEGKSVLDMGCGTGVLAILTAMKGAKSIDAIDIDNWCYLNSVENAERNNTSQVNVYEGDASLLKDKTYDVIIANINRNILLQDISVYTTCLNKNGTLYLSGFYNSDIPFIQDECTKNGLTFQSKFERNNWVALQFKN
- a CDS encoding M57 family metalloprotease, which gives rise to MKNFRIFLMAIISLSFFFQSCQKEDINESQPESKVLPDSNTNDVPEVIVNKLAEFYLNTDGVKKVDFMLPDGTTKEMYQVEEDIIMSEKQIMELEIGMGVTDRNYRTNNLVSQGRNISIIGYTGGSQGLSSKERTALQWAVANYNRLSGVSISFTLTFGTDYQNKDMVVYRGSGGGAGGSAGFPSGGFPNKYVQIYGLNNYDTNVIEHVITHEIGHSVGFRHTDWDTRRSCGQNVNEGTAGVGAIAIPGTSSGYNANSIMVACFSSGENGEFDNDDIIGLQYMY